ATCTGCTTCAAACCTTGTAATAACCCACTCACTCTTTAATCATTCGCCTTATCCATTATCGTTCTCGCTTCTTCTATGATTTGGTTATAACTTTCGCTCGTTTTCATTTCTTACTCCTTGACTTATTTAATTTTTTGTTTTATAGTTTCAACGCAAGATCACTCATTGCTTTTTAGCATTTTCAGCTATCTTGCGGAATGAAAGAGTGGATAATGTCCGCCTTGTCAATCTCTGCTTTAACATCATTTTTTGTTTGCATTCATTCTCCTTACACTCTCAAAGATTTAAGCCGTTGTTTTGCTTTATTGTGGTTTTTGTGGTAGCACTCTTACAGACATCGCTATAGGAACTCAACCTATGGTTGCCCCTTAGAGGGTTTGGTGTCTTGTAACGCTTTTCGTATTATTCTTAAAACTTTAATTTATATATCGTTTTTAAAGCTAATCCATTTTCACTCCTTGACTTGTTAGATCTTTTTGTTGTAATATCATAACATCAATTAATGGGCTAGAGAATATTTTCTAACCCATACTAAAAACACTTTGAGTGTGCCAAGAGACCCTGACACATAAGACGCAAGGGCTTGTGTATGGTCAAGGTGAGGCTTTTTAATGCTTTTCATTCCTTACTCCTTGTGTTTAATTTTTTATGTTAAAGTTTCAAAACACATTAGCTTTATCAAATATGTCTAGCACTCAGCTCATAACTGATGGTCAATTGCTATTCTGAGATTTTGCTAATGTTTTTCTATGGGCTACACTATCCTTATAATTTCGTTTTATGCTTCGTTTTTAGTATTAATTCATACTTTTCGGCGTTGGCTTGCTCTAAAGGGCTTAAATGGGTAGCGTTTTGTGTGGTTTCGTTCTCTAATTCTCTATTTTTTAATAAATCCTCTTGATCTGTTAGCGGTTTTTGTGTAGTATTCTCTGTAGCACCACCATGGGAACTCGACCTATGGCTGAACCTTTGCCTTAGCATTGAGTCCGGTGCTTGAAAACTTCTTATAAGCGTTGTTATTCTTATAATCTCCGTTACTCTTAAACATTGTTTTTAAAACTAATTCACTATTTCTATTAACCGCTTGCTCCACGACTACCGCATAGCCGTTGATTTGTTTAAACGCCGTTATATTTTCTTTATTTCCTTTTCCTATGGCTCTAATAATTTCATCAGCACTATTAACAATATCTCTATAATTAGCTATGTCTTCGTAAGTAATAGGGCTTTCACCATTTTTGACATTAACAGAATTAACGCCATGCCTTTTGAGTATGTGAGCGATAGCATCATGATCTAAACTCGCTCTTATGTTTTCAGGGTGCTTAAAGTTAGCGTCTTTTAAAAGTTCTAATTCTTTGTTAGAGGCTTTTTCTATAATCATTTTTTTGTTATTTTTGTGTAAAAATTCAACGATTTCAGAGTTTAGGTTATTCACTCCAAAAGTGATCGCATCTCTCCCGCTTGTAGGGATTTCTGCGTTATTTAATAGCTCTTTGATTTGCTCGTTAGTGAGTTTTTGATTAGAAAAATCAAACGCTTTCTCTTTGATTTCTTCGCTGGCTTGCTTGACGCCGTTATTAAGCTCTTCAATGATTTTAAGCGTGTTGTTGGAAAATTTAGCGTTTTGTGCGCTTAGTTCTCTTACTAGGGTTTTAGCGAGCGGATACTAAAAACCTTTTTTAAGAGCGCAGTTGTTGTAAGGCTTCTTTAATCGCTACTTCTATGCTGAGATTGGGTTTTAGGGTTTTTAAGACTTGGTTGATTTCGGTGCTTTTAAAGCCCAAACTCTCTAGGGCTAAAAAGACTTCATTGCGTGCAGGTCTGTTTTCATCTTGAATGAAAAAGCCAATCAAATCCACCATGATCTTATCAGCGAGCTTTTTGCCAATGCTTGGGACTTGCTGGAGTCTTTTGACTTCTTTGGTGGCGATAATGCTTTCAAATTCGTTCGGCGAAAAGCTTGAAAGAATGGCTAAAGCGATACGCCCCCCTACCCCATTGATTTTCAAAAGCCTTTCAAAAAGGATTTTTTCGCCCTCTTCTAAAAACCCGTATAAAAGATGCGCATCTTCTTTGATCACTTGCAAGATTTTCAAACGCGCTTTTTGGCCCGCTTGAAGCAAGGCAGAAGTTCGCATAGAAACTTGCACCCCATAAACAACCCCTTGCACTTCTATATGCACTTCTAAAGCGGAAATTTTTTCCACAACCCCTATCAAACCCACTATCATTTTTATCCCTTTTTTATTTCTTGTTCTAGCCTTTTATCGCACTTTTAGGGACTTTTTTGATTTTATGATCTTCATAGATCACATTCACGCTTTCATTATGGCTTAACATGGCGGTTGAATTGCTCACTTTGGGGTAATTGCGATGGTAAATCACAATATTTTCTTGCTTGAAAGGGTTTTTAGTCGTAATGCTTGCATGCTGGAAGCTGTTTTCTATGCTGATGAGTTTAGCGTAGCATTCGTTATTGATTTTTTGCAATTCTAACATTTGAGCTTTTAAGATTTTCAAACGCTTTAAAGCAAACATAAACTCGCTATAAGCGTCTTTCACGCTTTCTTGTTGCATTAAAGATCGTTTGATTTCTTCAGTGGCGTTTTTAAGCTTTTCCATGATGGCTTGATGGTTTTTGACTAAATGGTTTAAGGACTGGTGCTGAGCGATGATTTTTTTAGATTTTAACCCTAACGCATTGAGTTTTTGTTTAGCGATCTTCAATTCTTCTTGGTTTTCTCGCCCCCCAAAAGCGTAAAAAATAAAGCGGTTGCCATTGCCATCCACCTCATCAATCCAACATTGCTTGGAAAAATACAGCTTGTTGTCGCTTTTGAGCTTTTCTAAAGCGATTTCTTTCGCATAGACCACGCTCCCTGCGCTCGCTTCCACTTTAACGCTATTGGCATACACTTTAGCGCGCTCCAAATACTTGCACTCAAACTCTTTAGCGTAGCACACCCCCTTATGGTTAGTGATACGCGCCTGATTGGCATAGACATAGCTTTCAGGGTGGATTTGCCCCTCTATAGTGATTTCTTTGGCCACTAAGATCACATTCTTGCCCACATTGCCCTTAATATTAATCGCACTCGCTTCTAAAATGAGGTTAGAATCGATCGCATCGCTCAATTCGTCTTTAGCTTGGATCTCTAAAGCTAACCCGCTCTCCACTCCCCCTAAAAGATTAGGCGTTTCAATGGACTTGATCCCGTTTTTAAAGATAAAATTTTGCTTAGAAACCAAACGCCCCTTTTCCATTTTAACCCCTTGTAAGGCTTTGGAGTAATACACTAAGGCGTTATCTTCTTCTCTTTCTTCAAAAGCGTTTTTGTCATGCCCTATAGGGGTGGGCGAATGGGCAACTTTAGGCAATTCAATATAAAGGCCTTTAAGATTACGGCCGTCTCTGCCTTGTTTGGGGCAATTCACGCAAGCGACTTTTTGGTTTTCTTTAGCGATATAGTAATTTTCTTTAACAAACGATTCTTCTTGATCGCTTAAAAAAATGGTATGGGTTGGAAGGTATTCTTCTTCTAATAAAAAATGGGATTGTTCTTCTACATTAGGGATAAAGGTTAAAGAAGCGTATAAAATAAAGCGCTTGTTTTGGGCTTCTTTTTGATATTTTCTTAATTCTGTTTTTAAATTTTCATACATTTGTGAAAGGTGGCGAAACACCACACCTTGAAAGGCTAAACACTCTTTAATATATGCAAACATTTCTTGGTAATGCTCTTCAGTGTCTAGGACAATAAAACACTCGTCTAAAATAATTTCTATTTTGCTTAAATCTTCATCCACTTCCACTTCAAAAAAGCGTTTATAAACGTTTGATTTGATTTTAATATCATGGGTTTGATAAAGGGTTAGCTCTTTTTTTTCATAGTATTCCTCTTCTTCTAATTGCTGCAATTCCCCACCAAAAGCCTCGCTAAAATCGTCTTTAGCGCTGTTTTTGATAAAAATAGAAGTTTTTAAAATCTCAAACCATAGATCTTCTGTTTGTAATTTATTTTCAGCGGCCACTTTTTTTAATTCTTTTTGAATGTCTTTGCACCGCTCAACTTTTATAGGGGCAAAACGCTCCAAGCTCATTTTTTAATCCTTAAATGGTATAATATAAGAATTTGAAAAAAGAAATATGCTAACAAAAAAACACTGAAAATTAGGTAATAAATACAACCAGTATGCTAAAAAAAATATTTTTAACGAATAGCTTAGGGATTTTATGCTCTAGGATTTTTGGCTTTTTGCGGGATTTGATGATGGCCAATATTCTAGGGGCTGGGGTGTATAGCGATATTTTCTTTGTGGCTTTCAAATTGCCTAATTTATTCAGGCGTATTTTTGCGGAGGGCTCTTTTTCTCAAAGCTTTTTACCAAGCTTCATACGAAGTTCCATTAAAGGGAGCTTTGCGAGTTTGGTGGGGCTTATTTTTTGTGGCGTTTTATTCATGTGGTGCTTATTAGTGGCACTCAATCCCTTATGGCTAACCAAACTCCTAGCTTACGGCTTTGATGAAGAAACGCTCAAACTATGTGCCCCCATTGTAGCGATCAATTTTTGGTATCTTTTATTGGTGTTTATCACCACTTTTTTAGGCGCGCTTTTACAATACAAACACAGCTTTTTTGCCAGCGCTTATAGCGCAAGCTTACTCAATTTATGCATGATTTTAGCCCTTTTTATTTCTAAAGAAAAAACGCATTTAGAAGCGTTGTATTATTTGAGCTACGGCGTGCTTTTAGGGGGCGTGGCTCAAATCTTATTACACTTTTATCCTTTAATAAAATTAGGCTTATGGGATTTATTATTTAAGGGGTTGTTGAGCTTTAAAACTAAAAACGCGCTCAAAAAAGAATATCGTTTGAATAGGGTTAAAAAGGATCTGAAAGGGTTTTTCAAGCAGTTTTTCCCCAGCGTTTTAGGCAATTCTAGCGCTCAGATCGCTTCTTTTTTAGACACCACAATCGCCTCTTTTTTAGCGAGCGGGAGCGTGTCTTATTTGTATTACGCTAATAGAGTCTTCCAGCTCCCTTTAGCCTTATTTGCTATCGCTATCTCTAGTGCCCTTTTCCCCAGCATTGCGATCGCTATTAAAAACAATCAGCAGGATTTAGTCTTACAACGCTTGCAAAAGGCGTGGTTTTTTTTGGTGGGGGTTTTGCTTTTTTGCAGCATTGGGGGGATCATGCTAAGCAAAGAAATCACCGAGCTTTTATTTGAAAGGGGTCAGTTTAGCCCTAAAGACACCTTAATCACTTCGCAAGTCTTTTCGCTCTATCTTTTAGGCTTGCTCCCTTTTGGGCTAACTAAACTCTTTTCTTTGTGGCTTTATGCGAAATTAGAGCAAAAAAAAGCGGCTAAAATCTCTTTAACTTCGCTTTTTTTAGGTTTAACGGCTTCTTTGAGTTTAATGCCTTTGTTAGGGGTTTTAGGCTTGGCGTTAGCGAATAGCTTGAGCGGGCTGTTTTTATTTGTTTTAACAATAAAAGCGTTTGGCTTTCAGTCATTCTTGGGTATAATCAAGAATTTAAAATCATGGCTTGTAATCCTTTTCCTCGCTTGCGTGGAAATCTTATTACTCTTAGCGTTCAAATCGTGGGTTACGCATTTATATTTATTTTATTATTTTCAAGGTTTTTAAATGTTCATTTATGATACCAAATTAAAACAAAAAGTCCCTTTTGAGCCTTTAGTCCACAATAAGGCGAATATTTATGTGTGCGGGCCTACGGTGTATGATGACGCTCATTTAGGGCATGCCAGGAGCGCGATTGCTTTTGATTTGTTGAGGCGCACGCTTGAATTGAGCGGCTATGAAGTGATGCTAGTAAGGAATTTCACGGATATTGACGATAAAATCATCAACAAAGCCCTAAAAGAAAACAAAAGCATTCAAGAATTAAGCAGCATTTACATTGAATCTTACACGAGGGATTTGAACGCTTTGAACGTGAAACAACCCAGCCTAGAGCCTAAAGCGAGCGAGTATTTAGACGCTATGGTGCGCATGATTGAAACGCTTTTAGAAAAAAATTTCGCTTATCAGGTCTCTAATGGGGATATTTATTTAGACACGAGCAAGGATAAAGATTACGGCTCTTTGAGCATGCATAATAGCAGTGTGGAATTTAGCCGTATCGGTTTGGTGCAAGAAAAACGGCTTGAGCAGGATTTTGTGTTGTGGAAAAGCTATAAGGGGGATAATGATGTGGGCTTTGATAGCCCTTTAGGCAAAGGGCGCCCCGGCTGGCATATAGAATGCTCTAGCATGGTTTTTGAAACTTTAGCGCTCGCTAACGCCCCTTATCAAATTGATATTCATGCAGGCGGAGCGGATTTGTTATTCCCCCACCATGAAAATGAAGCGTGCCAAACCCGTTGCGCCTTTGGCGTGGAGCTTGCCAAATACTGGATGCATAACGGCTTTGTGAATATCAATAACGAAAAAATGTCTAAAAGTTTAGGGAATAGCTTTTTCATTAAAGACGCTCTCAAAAACTATGATGGCGAAATTTTGCGCAATTACTTACTAGGGGTGCATTATCGCTCTGTTTTGAATTTCAATGAAGAAGACTTGTTAGTGAGTAAAAAACGCTTGGATAAAATCTATCGCTTAAAACAGCGCGTTTTAGGGACTTTGGGAGGAATAAACCCAAATTTTAAAAAAGAAATTTTAGAGTGCATGCAAGATGATTTAAACGTTTCTAAAGCGTTGAGCGTTTTAGAAAGCATGCTTTCTTCTACGAATGAAAAACTGGATCAAAACCCTAAAAACAAGGCTTTAAAGGGCGAAATTTTAGCGAATTTGAAATTTGTAGAAGAACTGCTTGGCATCGGGTTTAAAGACCCTAGCGCCTATTTCCAATTAGGCGTGAGCGAGAGCGAAAAACAAGAAATTGAAAACAAGATAGAAGAAAGAAAACGCGCCAAAGAACAAAAAGATTTTTTAAAAGCCGATAGCATCAGAGAAGAGCTTTTACAACAAAAAATCGCTTTGATGGACACCCCACAAGGCACGATTTGGGAGAAGCTTTTTTAAACGCCTCCAATTTTACCTTTTTACACGCTCTAGCCACAAATTCTAGCCATGTTGCTTTTTAATCTTGTTAAGTTTTATGTTCATTTACCTTAATTTGATAAAAGTTTAACATTGGTTGTAGATACTATATATTTATAGCCTTAATCGTAAATGCAACAGAAATTTTCAAGTCGCACCCTTTGTGCAAAAATCGTTTTACAAAAAGAAAGGAAGAAAATGGAAATACAACAAACACACCGCAAAATGAATCGCCCTTTAGTTTCTCTCGCTTTAGTAGGAGCATTGGTCAGCATCACACCGCAACAAAGTCATGCCGCCTTTTTCACAACCGTGATCATTCCAGCCATTGTTGGGGGTATCGCTACAGGCACTGCTGTAGGAACGGTCTCAGGGCTTCTTAGTTGGGGACTCAAACAAGCCGAAGAAGCCAATAAAACCCCAGATAAACCCGATAAAGTTTGGCGCATTCAAGCAGGAAAAGGCTTTAATGAATTCCCTAACAAGGAATACGACTTATACAGATCCCTTTTATCCAGTAAGATTGATGGAGGCTGGGATTGGGGGAATGCCGCTAGGCATTATTGGGTCAAAGGCGGGCAGCAGAACAAGCTTGAAGTGGATATGAAAGACGCTGTAGGGACTTATACCTTATCAGGGCTTAGAAACTTTACTGGTGGGGATTTAGATGTCAATATGCAAAAAGCCACTTTACGCTTGGGCCAATTCAATGGCAATTCTTTCACAAGCTATAAGGATAGCGCTGATCGCACCACGAGAGTGAATTTCAACGCTAAAAATATTTCAATTGATAATTTTGTAGAAATCAACAATCGTGTGGGTTCTGGAGCCGGGAGGAAAGCCAGCTCTACGGTTTTGACTTTGCAAGCTTCAGAAGGGATCACTAGCAGTAAAAACGCTGAAATTTCTCTTTATGATGGTGCCACGCTCAATTTGGCTTCAAACAGCGTTAAATTAAATGGTAATGTGTGGATGGGCCGTTTGCAATACGTGGGCGCGTATTTGGCCCCTTCATACAGCACGATAAACACTTCAAAAGTGACAGGGGAAGTGAATTTTAACCATCTCACTGTGGGCGATAAAAACGCCGCTCAAGCAGGCATTATCGCTAGTAACAAGACTCATATTGGCACACTGGATTTGTGGCAAAGCGCAGGGCTAAACATTATCGCCCCTCCAGAAGGCGGTTATAAAAATCAAACTAATAATACCCCTTCTCAAAGTGGTGCTAAAAACGACAAAAATGAAAGCGCTAAAAACGACAAGCAAGAGATCAGTCAAAATAACAATAGCAACACTCAGGTCATTAACCCACCCAATAACACGCAAAAAACAGAAATTCAACCCACGCAAGTCATTGATGGGCCTTTTGCGGGTGGCAAAGACACGGTTGTCAATATTGATCGCATCAACACTAACGCTGATGGCACGATTAGAGTGGGAGGGTTTAAAGCTTCTCTTACCACCAATGCGGCTCATTTGCATATCGGCAAAGGCGGTGTCAATCTGTCCAATCAAGCGAGCGGGCGCTCTCTTTTAGTGGAAAATCTAACTGGGAATATCACCGTTGATGGGCCTTTAAGAGTGAATAATCAAGTGGGTGGCTATGCTTTGGCAGGATCAAGCGCGAATTTTGAGTTTAAGGCTGGCACTGATACCAAAAACGGCACAGCCACTTTTAATAACGATATTAGTTTGGGAAGATTTGTGAATTTAAAGGTGGATGCTCATACAGCTAATTTTAAAGGTATTGATACGGGTAATGGTGGTTTCAACACCTTAGATTTTAGTGGTGTTACAGGTAAGGTCAATATCAACAAGCTCATTACGGCTTCCACTAATGTGGCCGTTAAAAACTTCAACATTAA
This is a stretch of genomic DNA from Helicobacter pylori. It encodes these proteins:
- a CDS encoding DUF342 domain-containing protein, with protein sequence MSLERFAPIKVERCKDIQKELKKVAAENKLQTEDLWFEILKTSIFIKNSAKDDFSEAFGGELQQLEEEEYYEKKELTLYQTHDIKIKSNVYKRFFEVEVDEDLSKIEIILDECFIVLDTEEHYQEMFAYIKECLAFQGVVFRHLSQMYENLKTELRKYQKEAQNKRFILYASLTFIPNVEEQSHFLLEEEYLPTHTIFLSDQEESFVKENYYIAKENQKVACVNCPKQGRDGRNLKGLYIELPKVAHSPTPIGHDKNAFEEREEDNALVYYSKALQGVKMEKGRLVSKQNFIFKNGIKSIETPNLLGGVESGLALEIQAKDELSDAIDSNLILEASAINIKGNVGKNVILVAKEITIEGQIHPESYVYANQARITNHKGVCYAKEFECKYLERAKVYANSVKVEASAGSVVYAKEIALEKLKSDNKLYFSKQCWIDEVDGNGNRFIFYAFGGRENQEELKIAKQKLNALGLKSKKIIAQHQSLNHLVKNHQAIMEKLKNATEEIKRSLMQQESVKDAYSEFMFALKRLKILKAQMLELQKINNECYAKLISIENSFQHASITTKNPFKQENIVIYHRNYPKVSNSTAMLSHNESVNVIYEDHKIKKVPKSAIKG
- the cysS gene encoding cysteine--tRNA ligase produces the protein MFIYDTKLKQKVPFEPLVHNKANIYVCGPTVYDDAHLGHARSAIAFDLLRRTLELSGYEVMLVRNFTDIDDKIINKALKENKSIQELSSIYIESYTRDLNALNVKQPSLEPKASEYLDAMVRMIETLLEKNFAYQVSNGDIYLDTSKDKDYGSLSMHNSSVEFSRIGLVQEKRLEQDFVLWKSYKGDNDVGFDSPLGKGRPGWHIECSSMVFETLALANAPYQIDIHAGGADLLFPHHENEACQTRCAFGVELAKYWMHNGFVNINNEKMSKSLGNSFFIKDALKNYDGEILRNYLLGVHYRSVLNFNEEDLLVSKKRLDKIYRLKQRVLGTLGGINPNFKKEILECMQDDLNVSKALSVLESMLSSTNEKLDQNPKNKALKGEILANLKFVEELLGIGFKDPSAYFQLGVSESEKQEIENKIEERKRAKEQKDFLKADSIREELLQQKIALMDTPQGTIWEKLF
- the murJ gene encoding murein biosynthesis integral membrane protein MurJ, which encodes MLKKIFLTNSLGILCSRIFGFLRDLMMANILGAGVYSDIFFVAFKLPNLFRRIFAEGSFSQSFLPSFIRSSIKGSFASLVGLIFCGVLFMWCLLVALNPLWLTKLLAYGFDEETLKLCAPIVAINFWYLLLVFITTFLGALLQYKHSFFASAYSASLLNLCMILALFISKEKTHLEALYYLSYGVLLGGVAQILLHFYPLIKLGLWDLLFKGLLSFKTKNALKKEYRLNRVKKDLKGFFKQFFPSVLGNSSAQIASFLDTTIASFLASGSVSYLYYANRVFQLPLALFAIAISSALFPSIAIAIKNNQQDLVLQRLQKAWFFLVGVLLFCSIGGIMLSKEITELLFERGQFSPKDTLITSQVFSLYLLGLLPFGLTKLFSLWLYAKLEQKKAAKISLTSLFLGLTASLSLMPLLGVLGLALANSLSGLFLFVLTIKAFGFQSFLGIIKNLKSWLVILFLACVEILLLLAFKSWVTHLYLFYYFQGF
- the ruvA gene encoding Holliday junction branch migration protein RuvA produces the protein MIVGLIGVVEKISALEVHIEVQGVVYGVQVSMRTSALLQAGQKARLKILQVIKEDAHLLYGFLEEGEKILFERLLKINGVGGRIALAILSSFSPNEFESIIATKEVKRLQQVPSIGKKLADKIMVDLIGFFIQDENRPARNEVFLALESLGFKSTEINQVLKTLKPNLSIEVAIKEALQQLRS